The window CTAAATTGTGTTCAATAACTATAACGGTATTTCCTGCTTCTACGAGAAGGTTTAATATGATCAAAAGCTTGCCGATATCGTCGAAATGAAGCCCTGTCGTCGGTTCGTCAAGTATATATAATGTTTTATACTGTCCAGGTCTCGATAATTCTTTCGACAGCTTTATTCTCTGGGCTTCGCCTCCCGAAAGCGTAGTTGCAAGCTGGCCGAGATTTATATAATCCAATCCGACGTCTATTAAAAATTTTAGTTTATGGGCAAGCGGCGGAATAGCGTTAAAAAAAACGTAAGCTTCTTTAACCGTCATATTTAAAACGTCGTAAATATTTTTATTTTTATAAGTGATTTCTAACGTAGGAGCATTATATCTTTTACCTTTGCATACGTCGCACATAACATAAACGTCGGGCATAAAAAGCATTTCTATTTTTTTTACGCCGTCTCCGCTGCAGGCTTCGCATCTGCCTCCTTTAACGTTAAAACTGAATCTGCCTGGATCGTAGCCCCTTGATTTCGATTCTTTAGTGCCGGCGAAAATTTCCCTTATTAAAGTAAAAATTCCGGTATACGTTGCAGGATTAGACCTTGGAGTTCTTCCTATAGGCGACTGGTCTATATTAACTACTCTGTCGAAATAATCTACGTTCTTTATAGCATCGATATTAAACCTTTTAAAATCGATTGCATAACCGTTCTTATAGGCAAAAACCGCCTGATATAGAGTATCCAAAATCAAAGTGCTTTTCCCCGACCCTGAAACTCCAGTTATACATACGAAATTATTCAACGGAATTTTAACGTCAATATTTTTCAAATTATTCATCTTTGCGCCTTTTATTTCTAAATAACCGGATAAATGCTCCCTTCTGAATTCTGGTATAGGAATTTTTAACTGCCCAGTCAAATATTTGCCGGTTAAAGAATCCGGATTTTTCATAATTTCTTCCGGAGTTCCGTGCGCTATAACGTAGCCGCCGTTCTTCCCCGCACCAGGGCCCATATCGATTATATAGTCCGATTTGAGCATTGTAGTTTCGTCGTGCTCCACGACTATCAGACTGTTGCCTTTATCCCGCAATTCAAAAATGGTCTTAAGAAGCCTCTCGTTATCCCTCATATGCAGTCCTATACTCGGCTCGTCCATTACGTATAAAACGCCGGTAAGACCGGAGCCGATTTGCGAGGCCAATCTTATCCTCTGCGATTCCCCGCCCGACAGCGTCTGCGCCTGTCTTGAAAGAGTCAGATATTCAAGCCCTACGTTTACTAAAAACCTTAACCTTTCTTTAACCTCGTTTAAAATTTTTGCCGCAATTTCAATCTCGTAATTGCTTAATTCAAGCTTATTAAAAAAATCCAGCTCATTTTTAACGTTTAAATCCGAAATTTCCGCTATATTTAGTCCGCCTATTTTATAGCTTAAAGATTCTTTCCTCAACCTGAAACCGCCGCATTCGGGACAAACTTTTTCCGATTTGAATTTATTAGGATCCAGTAGATAATTTCCTTCGGCTATATTTCTTTCAAGCATTGGTATTATACCTTCCCAATGCCTTAAATGATAGGAAGAGCCGCCGGTCGCATCGAAAAATTTAATTTTTTCTTCTCCCGAACCGTATAGTAATGCCTGCTTTATATCTGCGCTCAAATCTTTATAAGGAGTATATAAATCAAATCCGTAATGTTTTGAAAGCGAGTTAAAAATTTGGCTTTTATATACGGGAGTAGAATTTTTAAAAATAATTATAGCATCTTCTTTTAACGAAAGATTTTTATCGGGAACTATCAGATCCTCGTCAAAATATTCCTTGTAACCCAAACCGCCGCATTCGGGACAAGCGCCCTGCGGGCTGTTAAAGGAAAAAACTGCGGGTTCCGGTTTGCCGTAACTTATATTGCAGTTTAAGCAGATAGAATTTTCGGTTAATATTTCTTCCCTGTCTTCATATCTAAGTTTTAATATGCCGGAAGATAATTTTAAAGCAAGTTCTATGGAATCGAACAGTCTTTTTTTATTTTCTTCTTTTATTGTCAGCCTGTCTATGACTAAGTCTATATTATGCTTCTTTTTTTTGTCTAAATTAATCGGTTCGTCTAAATTATATTCCTTCCCGTCGGCATAAATTCTATAAAAACCATGTTTTAAGTAATCGTCGAATTTTGCCTTAAACTCTCCCTTTCTGTTAATTGCTATAGGAGATAGAACTATAAGTTTTTCGCCGGCTTTATTGGAATAAACCGATTTCACCATACTATCTATGGTTTTTGGTTCGATTTTTTTACCGCACTTATAACAGTACGGAATACCTATTCTGGCGAAAAGAACTCTTAAATAATCGTATATTTCGGTAATTGTGCCGACCGTAGAACGGGGATTTTTACTGACGGACTTTTGTTCGATAGAAATGGCCGGAGAAAGTCCTTCTACCGAATCTACGTCCGGTTTATCCATTTGTTCCATGAACTGCCGCGCATATGACGACAGAGATTCAAGATATCTCCTTTGCCCTTCTGCAAATACGGTGTCGAACGCAAGGGAGGATTTGCCGGAGCCTGAAAGTCCCGTTATAACTACAAGCTT of the Candidatus Acidulodesulfobacterium acidiphilum genome contains:
- the uvrA gene encoding excinuclease ABC subunit UvrA, with product MERKIVIKGARQHNLKNINVEIPKDKLVVITGLSGSGKSSLAFDTVFAEGQRRYLESLSSYARQFMEQMDKPDVDSVEGLSPAISIEQKSVSKNPRSTVGTITEIYDYLRVLFARIGIPYCYKCGKKIEPKTIDSMVKSVYSNKAGEKLIVLSPIAINRKGEFKAKFDDYLKHGFYRIYADGKEYNLDEPINLDKKKKHNIDLVIDRLTIKEENKKRLFDSIELALKLSSGILKLRYEDREEILTENSICLNCNISYGKPEPAVFSFNSPQGACPECGGLGYKEYFDEDLIVPDKNLSLKEDAIIIFKNSTPVYKSQIFNSLSKHYGFDLYTPYKDLSADIKQALLYGSGEEKIKFFDATGGSSYHLRHWEGIIPMLERNIAEGNYLLDPNKFKSEKVCPECGGFRLRKESLSYKIGGLNIAEISDLNVKNELDFFNKLELSNYEIEIAAKILNEVKERLRFLVNVGLEYLTLSRQAQTLSGGESQRIRLASQIGSGLTGVLYVMDEPSIGLHMRDNERLLKTIFELRDKGNSLIVVEHDETTMLKSDYIIDMGPGAGKNGGYVIAHGTPEEIMKNPDSLTGKYLTGQLKIPIPEFRREHLSGYLEIKGAKMNNLKNIDVKIPLNNFVCITGVSGSGKSTLILDTLYQAVFAYKNGYAIDFKRFNIDAIKNVDYFDRVVNIDQSPIGRTPRSNPATYTGIFTLIREIFAGTKESKSRGYDPGRFSFNVKGGRCEACSGDGVKKIEMLFMPDVYVMCDVCKGKRYNAPTLEITYKNKNIYDVLNMTVKEAYVFFNAIPPLAHKLKFLIDVGLDYINLGQLATTLSGGEAQRIKLSKELSRPGQYKTLYILDEPTTGLHFDDIGKLLIILNLLVEAGNTVIVIEHNLDVIKSADYIIDMGHEGGEGGGEIIAAGTPEEISVNENSSIGKYLLPLLDFK